CCAAGGTCAACCATGTTCGATGTATTCCTGGGATGAACACTTTCATGAGACCAAGGTCAACCATGTTCAATGTATTCCCGGGATGAACACGTTCATCAGACCAAGGTCAACCATGTTCAATGTATTCCCGGGATGAACACGTTCATCAGACCAAGGTCAACCATGTTCAATGTATTCCCGGGATGAACACGTTCATCAGACCAAGGTGAACAATGTTCAATGTATTCCTGGGATGAACACGTTCATGAGACCAAGGTCAACCATGTTCAATGTATTCCCGGGATGAACACGTTCATCAGACCAAGGTCAACCATGTTCAATGTATTCCCGGGATGAACACGTTCATCAGACCAAGGTCAACCATGTTCAATGTATTCCCGGGATGAACACTTTCATGAGACCAAGGTCAACAATGTTCAATGATTTCCTGGGGGGTACCAAACCATTTTCTGTGTTCAAGAATGTCTGTTTCATTCAATAATCACATGGATTATAGTTTTGATTGGAAATGAATTGCAAATTTGCCTTTTTAATTTTCCACTCatacatcattttaaaggaGATAAAATATTGAGATTAATTATACCTCTGTCAGACAAATATCAGTGGTCTCTCCTTGCTGTAAAGAATTAATTTAGCTGTTTCTCCTGTTATTGGAAACTGGTGTAATGGTAATGCTGGATTCACAGAAAATCCATTGAAAACATGGCAATGACGTCATATGGTGTTGGATCTGTGCTGTCACTGGCAATTTTTCTCAATCATTGTTTAAAGGTGCTTTTGAGCTAACAGTAAGAAAGGCCATAAATATAACTAGGAACTAAAacttatgatatatataattcaaagaacaaatatgcatgtataaaaagaaagatatcaatACAAAAGAGATTTACTTCcaatttaatagtttttatgtCTACTGTATAATCtgatacagaaaaataaacaaattatccTTGAACTTGACTAGACAGCATCATTCAATGTTgcctttcaaataaaacaagaacaccGAGGCTCGTCCATTGATATTATTACTGGTAGGTACAGTAAAAAGTGGTCACTTGTATTAGCTGGTCACTCCAAATTCCTCCGGTAGAAACTCATTATGTCAAAGTTGTTGGGACCTATGAAAATACTTGAACATTTGACATATCCGAAACACACAAATATAGCACCAAACCAAAAACGTTTGAGTCCGAATTATGTCTTATGTTTACATCCGCAATTTAATCTGAGCATTGTAATGTATTTCCGTcttgaaaacagcaaacttattattgaaaataaacaaatgaattatttgatgATAGCTTCGTGCTCCTCATTGAATGGTTTTGATGACAAATATCGTTTGGAACCCTGACTCCCTATGGCCGATCCAGATACTCCCCCAGATTTTATTCAGGTCCTTCTCTGAATTAgtcgaccagagcagtggaactTCCATCTGAACTTTTTTAGGTTTTTCTTTCTGTGCCCATTTGAAATTGTCATCGAATCGGgtgtggtgtgtaagcttatttatattcGCACTGATTGGGCCTTGCCCATACGGTGAGTGCTCcaataagattgttagtcattttatgtttttggagcatagtgcacagacagaatatAACCCTGGTTacagctaccctggttcttaaaTGTGCACCAGTGTAAAGAACTGCCCCCCCCATTTCATGTCCCTCCCGGAAGTCGATTAGTATTTGGTAAGTGGAATCGAGCCTCCGAATCAATTTAATCTCCATgatttatacataaacataaaatcatgagcttgaacaataaatgtctcttaaatcaaaaacaaaacacacatttttaatcattcacatttaataattattttagccGCAAGGTAATTTAGCGACATGCTGCAAACCATCATGAAATTTTTGCACCTTCAGCTTGATTGCAGTTAAACATAAATgacacagaaaatgtaaaattcGACCACAGGGACGGAAATATGACTACTACATAGTGAAAAATTCGAGATAGAAAAAATCACATAAGcagaattgttttatataaaaaaagaaggaataaattcaaGACCGGCAAAAAAGTTTGACACAACCAGAAAATCAAGTTATCAGAGATCGAAATAGCGAGTTTGTATAGTATATGCCTAATGCAGCCTTTGATCCCATGAAGCCATTTTAATACTAATTAACGCCATCAGTGTCACTGACTCTTCCACTATTAAGCTCTCAAACTGTGATAATCAATTAGATCGcgtgttttcaaatatatggcTATAATTATATAGAAGTCTACAGAAAAATATGATGGCCATGGAAAATTCCATCATCCAATCAAAATGCGTTTTACATCACACAATTGCCCGATATGTTGACTCATTGAGGAATTATGTTTATAACACTTTGgcaaatgttttgatcagaattaacacaattaataaaagATACTTGAATATACATTATCAATTAGGATGTAAATGATGAAAGACCGACAAAGAACACCGGTTTTTATGGATTTACAGTTTGCATTGTCCCTTGCAGCGATGAAACAAGTGGTGCTTTGTATTCATTTACTGGGTAAATTTTAACTTTCAAAGTGTACATATATCTACAAACGAACATTTCCTATGCATTCGGATTGATTCTGATAAAAACATGTTGAATGTATAAAATTATTAGAAGACAGGATTATAAATGTCCACTCAGGATTCATTCATGCACTTTAGATTAGAAACTGGTGTGAAGTATTTATTTACGGTAATGAAGAtagctgttttatattttctgaaGACTATTTCTTTATTCCCATcctataaaaataattttagtcatttttataaaactagTATGCAAGCATCCTCTAATCTTCAAATCATTTGgtttgtatataaaacatagtTTGATCCCTGAAATTATGCTCTGCAACTGTGAAAGTTTTCAGACGCTATTGTCACATTATTTGCACTTATTAGGCCGGAAGGCCGTCAACCctgcgctgtgaactttgaacaCGTGTTTTTGTCTAGTCACTTTCAATCGTGGTCTTCCGAAaatctataaatagtaacaaacaaacactatgcgcaatgatattttttttaaatgaaaactaaattatCAAGTGTTGGGGATAAGATTGTTTAAGATCTTCTTTTTGTGCCCGCAGCAACTGTTAAAATATCTGCATGTCGCAGTAAGCTGCATTGTGGCATTTCACCATGTCCCGAAGTTGTACCGGGTAGCAGCAGATGAGCACAATGATACAAGTACCATCCCGTTGGCTATATCTCCATGATTTACCATGATGATGCAATCCCTCTTATAAAGGCAAAAAGAATGTagcatttacaaatatttaattgtctCTAGAAACATGTTTACcatgtttcatgtgaatatttcttgagttatggccatatgatgtatatattttcatgaagCCACCAAGGCTATGGCAAAATCTATATTTCTATCTCAAAAGCAGAGCTGTtacacaaatgtaaaaaatgccCCCAACTTGGAcatgacctctaagtgtgatcttgacctttgaagtTAGCCCACACTTCTCAAGCTACTGGACATTTGTGTGAAGTTTGATagaaatcagaaaaaaaattgaGAGGCATGATAGTAGGACACACAGACAAATGGGCACTACGACTACTGTATGCCTCGCTTCAGGGGCATGAAACAGACAACCTCATAAGACCATTTCTGGATATcctttatatatatgtgtatttccTTCATCCTGGATGTCTGAGAGCACTCacaaaactgtaaaaaaagtttttttattttggcaCAAAAATAGGatgtaaatcattttttcaagaGCACAAAACAACTAAATCTGCATTAGAACTAGGAATAGAAACAAACCTATCAACTATGTATGACAGCTCAACTGTAAAAAACCTTTTATGCGTACCCACGAGTGTTACATGTTAATCCGCTATGACGTGTGTATAAACTTTTTCTCCACTCTTTTGAGtggcttttatttaaaatatctgtTTCAGAATAGTTAAGTGCCTAGAGAGAAAAGACAGCTCTTTAGGAGTACATGTATACACCAATCTAGAATTTGATGGCtatgcatttgaaaaatatcttcCCTTAAGGAAAGTCTAGTGGCAGACAACATACTTTATGAAGGATTGATCGAGttcttacaaacattttcaattctGAAACTAACAGTTctaaaataagcatttataGCTAATAAATGCTTCCTTTTTACAGAAAGCAAAGTCAAACATATAGtatgtaataatattttcttgatATTTATAATGAGTTGAGATATCTTGAAAATTATTGAAGACTCTTTCAATCTTTTAGTTCAAACAGTAGAAGTTTATGcactttttatgtatataaaggGGCAGAACTCAACAGGTATGGTTGCAACAGTTATGCAAATTTTCatgcatattattatataataacaatagATGAGTATAAAACAAGTACCAGTATGCCCTCCATAATGGCAGTCAATTAGTCATTCCGCATTAAATGTCTGTGGGGTAATTTAACATCCCttccaataataataataataataataataataataataataataataataataaaaataacaagagatgtttgtcaaacattatgccccccctgagcgccacgttgtcaggattatatggacaattgaatgaaatatgcatggaccgaaatgacagctgatttgttgccattAAGGCAGTTTtcagattatgaccattaaagtgtgaggatagagtgtgttatgaccatgacctttgactctatgaactcaaaatccagagtcatcagctggtcaccagaaacctaaatgtcaagttcgagggccatgggtgcaggcattgtcaagttatcacacagacaagtttttttcgttcaaggtcactgttaccttgacctttgacccaatgatccttaaatcataaggggtcatctacaagtcagatgcaactccaagtcaagtttgaaggccatgggttcaggcattgtcgagttatcactctgacaaccttttaccattcaagatcactgtgaccttgacctttggctctatgaatcctaaaatcaataagggttatctactggtcaggcttaacatccatgtcaagtttaatgatcataggttcaggcattgttgagatatcagtgggagaagatttgttaacttttttgcgttaaaggttactgtgacattgaccttggcctgatgacccccaacgtcgataggggtcatctactgggcaggcccaaccttcatgtcaagtttgatgaccataggtccaggaattgtcgaggtcgctttcaaggtcactgtgaccttgacctttgacccctaaaatcaataggggtcatctactggtcaggcccaacctcaatgtcaagtttgagggccatgggtgcaggcattgttgagttatcactcggacaaccttttatcattcaaggtcactgtgaccttcacctttggcccaatgacccctaaaatcaatagggaccatcttctagccaggcccaacctccaagtcaagtttgagggccatgggtgcaggcattgtcgagttatcactcggacaaccttttaccattccaggtcactgtgaacttgacctttggccagatgacccccaaaaaccataggggtcatctcctggtcaggccaattctccaagtcaagtttgagggccacgggtgcaggcattgtcgagttatcactcggacaaccttttaccattcaaggtgactgtgaccttgacctttggccagatgacccccataaacaaaaggggtcatgtactggtcaggcccaattccaagtcaagtttgagggccatgggtgcaggcattgtcaagttatcacaaggaaaaccattcaaggtgactgtgaccttgacctttggcccgatgaccccgaaaaacaataggggtcttctactggtcaggcccaacctccaattcaattatgagggccatgggtgcaggcattgtcgaattatcactcggacaaccttttaccattcaaggtcactgtgatcttgacctttggcccgatgacccccaaaaacaataggggtcatctcctggtcaggcccaacctccaagtcaattatgagggccatgggtgccggcattgttgagttatcacccgtacaaccttttaccattcaaggtcactgtgaacttgacctttgacccgatgagccccaaaaacaataggggtcagctactggtcaggccacaccttcatgtgaagtttgatgaccatacgtccaggaattgttgagttatcactcggacatgctttggtctaccgacggaccgaccgaccgacataccgacatgcctgtgcaaagcaatatacccctcttcttcgaaggggggcaataataataataattatgaccccgccaagtttgaggaccatacATTCAAATGTTTTCCTTATACTAATCCGACAAACTATTTGTGTTCATGGTCACTGTGcccttgaccttttgacctactgattACAATATCATCACCTGCTGGTCTTGACCAGCCACCCTTCCAAGATTGAGGATCATAGGCCCAATCATTCTATATAGTAAACAATCAGACAAGATTTTTGTGCTCAAGGTCATACCATTGCCAAAAgaattatgcaaaataaatggAATCATCTTCAGTTTATGACAAACCTCCctatcaagtttgaggaccataaGCCAAAGCATATTCTAGTTATCAATAAAACAAGCTTTTTTGTGAGCAAGATCGTGCTGATCTCAAAACTAAAAATCAATTGGAATCAAATGTTGGTAATGACCAaactccctaccaagtttgatgacctttggcccaataaTTCTCTAGTTATGaataattattcatatatattgtcAATCAGATTATatgaaaaagttttatttatacaatgaaAGATTTCGGGACTTACAATACAGAAATTTTCCACTGACTCTTAACAAAAAAAGCTGAACACTGAAAAGTAATTAAATAGGATAAAGGAGGGTGGAAAAAGATGAAAGACTAAAGAACAGCTTCAAATATACACATTATGATGTATTCATATAAGCAAAATCACAGAATTTCATTGTTCAATGTCCACTTAGTTTAATGTACCATATATCGGCCTTTAGAAAACTCCACCGAAAGCTTCAACCAGACAATGCCGTCACAAGTAAATCAGATTAATTAAAGCTTGCtagaaatacattttgatttacCACAATACTTCAATAAATACAGGAAAACTGCATATTTTACTGAGCATCTGGTGAACCTAATTTGGAACCTTGTGTTCTCGTCTGAGATTAATCAACGAGCTACAAATGTAAACTATAATTTCAAACATTCCAATAAATGATTCTGCAAAAGTTGCCATTCCAGATACATTTACGATGTAGATTTCAGGCCATCAACATTTAGTTTCGAGAAAAAGGATAGCAATTTCAAGTCAGTTCTAAACAGCtaaatcaaaatcaatcagGTGATTCCATTGGCAAAGATGTGTTTACAAACTGTTAACACTAGACTGGTACCCTACGTTActttttctacaaaaatataaaaaagagacagagggtaccagtctagtTAACACTAAATTCAATGAGTAGATCATCACTTACTTCAATATGATTTTTGGAAAGATACATAAAATCAGTCATTCTTCCAAATAGTTACACGAAAATTATGATCATTTCTCATTTAgaagtatttgaaaataataccaAATATGGCATTTTTCAATGATACATTACCGTAACCAATTGTTTGCTTGTGTCTTAGGGAAATACTTACCTTTGAGCTACATGTATTAATAACAACTACTCCAAATATATGTCTGCTATGATTCCTCAAGCAATTGTCAAAAGACTGCATTATAGAAAGCTTTTAACACATAGGCTTCTGCTTATATTACAATTGTAATACAATTCTTCTTATAAAAGTGCGATAGCACTTCAAGGATTTGAAAGATGGCCTGACAATTCATTATAAAACTCTGCTTAAAAAAACAGGATAATCGTACCCCTTATTCCATTCACTtgcttttctttaaattatttgagTTTTTACTAAAACCAGAATAAAAGCATCAGATAGGTTCCAGTAACTcttcttttaaattaactggTATTAacatggtagacaaacccagtgaattttgaattggaaaaatacacaaaaacttttaaagaaaaatgtgtcGTAATCGATATGATATATCAGTAATTGAAATACAACTCATTTTACACAactatatcaattttatgtaagtttattacaattttcttttttccttgcagatgtatcatctggtgtctagtccctttaatagtACAAACTGAATAGACAACTGTGTGGATACATACCTGGAGCGAGCTGGGCCATGGCATGTAGGAGGTCATAGTTGATCACAGGCTGGGACTCGTGCGTTTGTTCCCAGTCCAAGGGCGGGGAGGCAGGCGGGGATATGAGGAACTGTTTGTGGGGGGCTGGCAATTTCAGGTGGGGATCATCATCACCCTCCTTTGAAATGGTGATTGGCTGAAATGTACCGATGTGTGGAatgataacaatttttttttaaatatggtaaacatttttttataaattatgtaattgcACTTCAGGGGATTTAACTTGTCAGATATATGGGTGAAGAATATATGCAagtaatatacatataatacaaataaaataaaatatcaaaagcaGTGTTATTTAGAAACTTTTAAActcataaaattttaaaagcatGAAAATGGGTCAAAAGCTATCAAACTAAAGCACAGTTTGACTCAAAAGATGATCATATCATATCCGCCTGCAAAATAGGGTCCTGTGGAGGTATTTAAATGAATGACAATAAACAACATCTAACCAAGTGGTATGATTgcaaaaacaaaccaaaaacgatttgtaaaattgaataagagaaatgtttcaaaactttcaaaatattttcaagctTTGATTACCAGCTTGTGCAGCCTGGCATAAATACCATGATTTGTCTTAATGAACTCTGAACAACAAGCTAAACAATGGCagggaatttaaaaaaagagaatttTCAGAGTTGAAACTGTCATATGGAGCAGAGCTAGTTAGCTTGACTATTATAATGTACATGATGTTATAGAGTCAAGACCAGTGGGTTACCTGGAAGAAGAAGCACTTGATTCTCTGTCCGCAGACAAAGGCCTCATGAAGGTCTATCCTTGCGTTTGTGGAGAACAGCGGTGATGAAAAGTTCACTCTCGCTCTCCGGAAACTCTTGAAGTATTGAAATGTTGTGTTCTCATCATACACTCTGAATGTTCTCTCAAACTCCTCCTGCATTAAATGAAAAGAATTGAACTATGTTATACATGAGCTCTTAAAGactataaaatgtataaaagttGAATAGggttatatttcaattataaaatagcaaactgtagtttacattttattacttcCAGtcgaaattaatattttctgaaTTCTGATTGGTTGTTCTTCCTCACACGcctttgtagaaaaaaaatgcaagccTATATATTCAATCTTTGATTGTCATGCCTAAGAGTTgacttgaaaaacaaatggtTGATAATGACTGGGACCAAttaaatcctactcccagataATGATTATGCAAGGGAACCAGCTCTTATTTTATTAGGAGAGTCATTTAACAAACATCTCTCTTCACAAGAATCAGGTACTGGATTCATGTggtttaaaactttgaaaagaaattgttttgttcataaaGCATTTTGAGAGTACACCACTTACAGTTGtgatttttacctttttttgaaaaaagtatttcacGATTCTAGTAAAATGTCATGCAGTATTTGTGccaaaatgtttactttttagtATTTAGTTAATAATGTGTACATTTAACAGTATAATGGACATTAATTAATATGTTAGGATAATGTTAGAGCACTCCAAAAAAAGTCCCCAATAGATGGATGGTACTTAACAAAACAGATACAATCATATATGTCAGTGAAGCACACATTCATGGAAAATCCAATAGTCATTAGGATGATACATTCTATCTTAGATACGGCAGGATCTATCTATTTATTTTCCATATGGCCCAGACTGGCAGATCTTGGTCCGCACCTTTGCAAACCTTACTGCCCTGATCAGCAGATCTGAAACAAACACGAAGGCCATGATCAGTTGACCAAACTAAGTCTTCTGATCTTTGAGtctgtgttttatgcaccagtcaattgtaaccacagatcccacaggtccagggaatagcgggaactttgactttcagCCAGCCTGggaaaatccccgccctgcggagatgAAATCCCAGCGAAATGCCCTGCACCCCAGgtaccctaggtaaggcctattccccgctatattaggcgtgaagacaaaaccaccccattcacccggcactgcggggccaactggaaggtaaaaacatggcccatttccccagctgTCCCTGGGATACCACCAGACCTGGGCGGCCGacgttacaattgactagtgcattatcGTCTGCCAATCTTAGATGTATGGTCCGCCTATCTAGTCGTATAGTCAGCCAATTTTGGATGTACAACCAATCTGGGCCAGAAAGGGGATAGGACGTATCGCTCCCCTTTGGTAGAAAGCAATGGAAATTTATAAGAATGTTCCTTCGAACTCACTTGACCTCACTCTTAGACACTGAGAACCCAATCTCACCTTAATATTGTCATTCTCAAACACACTGGTGTCCACATTTGTAACAATCAGTATTTTAGGAATATCAGAGATATCTGTCTCCATGAGGAGTCTCTCAATCTCGTCTGCCCCAGGGGTACCGTCAACCTCTACTTCCATCGTGCCGCTGTCAGAATCCTGGTCCATGTTGTCAAACTCATCATCATTTTCCATGCtctccgccatgttgttttctCTGTAGTCCTTTCCTCGCATTATTTGGGGAATTTAACACAATTTTGCAAATTAAATCGTTAACTACCAAACAGATATCAAGTTAAGAGTAGTCGGTTTGtgcttttatgcatttttaccaatatataactattattttcaataacattcgctgtgtttacattttctacTCACACTATTGCTCTCCCTTGTTTGGGAATCACTCATACATTATAATTAGCTTTGAATGACGTCATCAACTCTGCTGGAGGTATTTCCTTGCGTCAAATAAAGGGGGCGCCTATAAAGTGATGacttgttaaaatgttcttatcTTGAGTTTGTCTCTAGCCACGAGAGTCatgaaacaaatgaatttaACAACCATTCGACAAATACAGGGATAATTTCGACCTCGGTAATGATAGAATCGACGCATCGTAGAAACAACACATCTTATATATTTACGGTACTGCAAGTTgttatttaaagggacttgttcaggatttgttttgtaaaatgcattttattacaaaacaaagtttggcAAATCATAAGGTTTACTAGTTAACCgcattcaacaaaaggctgtttcGTGGTTCGTTGATTTGCAATATTACCACGCGGTGCtaccaatgttttcaataaaggtttaaatatcCATCATCTTAGTATGTTTCCCTCCAGGCGAATGGATAAAATATCGgctttttattaaaagaaacaacTTTACGGTACCAGCGTTGGTTCGCTCGCAACTACAACCAGATTTAtcttttatactttaattgtatttttcgtTCTGCAATTTCGTCGGAAAAATCCATCCGTCTGGTATGGCATGTGAAACGAAGTTTTTcattaaagtaataaaaactgatattttatacCTATTTCGCTCTTTCACTCGATCTGAAAATAATTGGTGATTATAGTAATGCTTGACTGCATTTTTTCCTTATCATTATTGAATAGAAATATTGATACTCTAGGTGAGAcgattaaaatgatttttttttttgtttataaggTGTTAATGATTGTTTATAGTTAAATTATCGAAGTATATCGTTTACATATAGCTTTTGAACtgaaagttttattttacaatttaaggTTTCAAGTTATATTGCTGCAATACATATGGGTATCATATCGTTTGCTATAAAACATCATAAGCAAGGGTCCAGAAGATAAAGTTCCCAACTATAATGTGGATATCTGCATCGAATTAAAATGTTCTTTAGTAATAGGAAAAAATGAGCTCCAAAGTTGTTAATGATTGAAAGAAGGCGAAATGAAGAGAGAGAAAAAACACTCAATATTCAAATTGATGTCGTTAATTATATCTCATTAAAATTGCACCGGAAAACCCATGGTTAAATGCGTACCTTTTCACCAGTGCTTGTAAACATAACacatttcattttgtacatTAGAAAAAAGCTAGGCATATACCATGGATGATCTTGAAACGACCCTCTCCAATATCATTCGGACAAAAATAAGTCATAATTGCctaaaatagaataaattaaCAACACGTCAGTTCTAAATAAACAGTGATTTCGAAAGGCCTTGCGTAAATAatagatttgtaataaaataagtgACACCTcccaaaacaatgtttcaaaacttTGGAATTCAAGTATTTCATCCATCACAGGTCTGATAAGCTTTTAAAGGggctcgctcatgtttttgtaaaatgtaaaatgcaccattttttGTATGgtgaaatcaaaatcattaGGAGTGATAAAATGAAGattaagtgtggcaaatcaatCACCATGATACTGacggctgaaacccttcaacaattgttgatatatgccaaaatattgtctttaaagtcCATGattgcattctcacagattgacagatTTGACATTTCCTGTCTCAGAATCAGTTGATTGTAATCTGACAGataattcatatatttgttttctttattatacaatatattgcTGTAACCCCAGTGTACGTGGGTCAGCTTTAACTGGTCGTGCACTTCGTGGTTCTGGTCGTGCAGTCGTGGAATCTGATTGTTTGGAAGATACGTCAAGTGGTAAGCGAACATGCGAAAAATGCAAACTAAGAATGCTGCGCATTTTCGCCCCGCCACATTGCTCATTTTCGCCCCGCCAATTGTTGAATTTGCGTACTTTCGCATTTTCGCCCCTCATTTGGCATATTTTCGCCCCACCACTAGGAGAATTTTCGCATCTTCGACGGCGTCTTGGCGCAATGTCGCATTTTCGCAGCGATAATGCGATGAAATCAGTCATCACTTGTACTCTCGGGTCAGAGAGGCATTGTGCGTAGAATAGGGAGTTCAAAGCAATTTACCCACCGTCACCCACTTGTTCCCATAGCAACACAGGAGCATCAGCCATGGAAAGGTGTGATCTGCAATGACACTTAATTACAGAGTTGTGGAACACCTTAGAAAGTTATGTAGTGCTGAACATTTGTATTCTTTTCTAcaagattaaatgttaaccataGTGGCCTTCATGGCCAATACGGCCAATTTCATTACAATATTTAGCGACGTGTTTCATTcgtattttctttaattgtaaGTTTAGCTCAACTTCATCGAATTGCACgctaaaagaaataaatgtattgcataACATTGGATCTATTGCAAAAGGGGACACTTGTACCAATTTTACATTCGGGTGCTCTCAGAAGTCATTACAGTCAAATTTCGAGTCAACGCTTAGCATCTCTGTCCGGTAATTTAGTTTACTGTAACTGGGAcctatattaaacaatatttgactATACTTAATACACACATGGGTAGTAAGGGTTACGATATCTATTATTATAGTAACTTAATGACGATAGTCAATGTACGTGTTAACCAGATATTGGACGTGATTTAGTTAATATAATTAGTTGCAA
The DNA window shown above is from Mya arenaria isolate MELC-2E11 chromosome 6, ASM2691426v1 and carries:
- the LOC128238590 gene encoding calcipressin-2-like, yielding MRGKDYRENNMAESMENDDEFDNMDQDSDSGTMEVEVDGTPGADEIERLLMETDISDIPKILIVTNVDTSVFENDNIKEEFERTFRVYDENTTFQYFKSFRRARVNFSSPLFSTNARIDLHEAFVCGQRIKCFFFQPITISKEGDDDPHLKLPAPHKQFLISPPASPPLDWEQTHESQPVINYDLLHAMAQLAPGESHELHPPSKDQPGIVVHICEDPEGYRVAEKPTLPQTKCPDR